Below is a window of Humulus lupulus chromosome 2, drHumLupu1.1, whole genome shotgun sequence DNA.
TAAAGCCACAAAAATGGTTCTTTATAAGATCACAAAGatggaaatacataaaaatatatattagctTTATCTTGCTACTACCACTGTCATTTAAACCATATAAACAAAATCACAGAATCTTATCTGTTGATAAGAAGCTATAGATAAACATGTGTCTGATTTGACCTTTACAGTAGCCATACTTCCTCAACATCCCTTCTTTTTGAAACCCAACCTTCTCTAGTACCCTTTGGGAAGCACTATTTTCAACTTCAACTAAAGCCTCAAGCCTTACCAAATCATGGAACTCATTAAACACCAAAGAGATGGCCATCTTTAGTGCCATTGTCACAATACATTGGCCCCAGTAGTCTTCTCCCACAGCATAGCTAAGGTGTGCCCTGCATTTGTCGTCACCAGATTCTGGCTTGACTGAGACATAGCCGATCGAATGGTCATCCAAACATATTGTCCACCGCCATGGATGAGGTATAGCAACCTTCTCAATGTATGTCAAGGCTTCTTCTTTAGATGTTATGGTGTTCCACCTAAGGTAGCGCGTGACTCTATCATCACTGACCCATTTCAAGAAGTCATCTGCATCTGAGAGCTTAAATGGACGAAGGGAAATTCTTGAGGAATCCATGGTTTTGAATTGAAAGATTTTTCAGTTTGAATGGTTTTCAATCTTAAATAATACGTAATGGAAGATATTTTGGCTGATACTATGTCGTTTTCATTATGTGGGATTTTTGGAAAATGCAAGAAAAAGATAAAGTTCCATATTGAAATTTCAAATACATAAAGTACAACAAATGTAGGAATAAAATCAATCTTGAAACTTTCAAACAAGTATAAATAGACATTTCAACAAGACATAAGATCACTAGACAAAAGACTATACATGACCATATCTCTTATTTGACCTTTATTAATGGTATACTTCCTTAGGACAGCTTCCTTTCGAAACCCAACTTTTTCCAAGACCCTTTGAGAAGCCTTGTTCTCTATTTCAACCGAAGCTTGCATTCTGGTCAAATCTGGGAACTCTCTAAAGCCATCAGAAGTAGCCATCTTAAGAGCTCTAGTTGTTATGCCTTGGCACCAGTACTCAGCAACCAAGGCATAGCCAACTTCGGCCCTACACTTGTCATCACCATCTCGTGGCATGATGATCATGAATCCGATCGAACGGTCATTGATGCATAGGGATCTGCAATAAGGGTGGGAAATGCAGAAGGTGTTGATGTAAAAAAGTGCTTCTTCCTTGGAAGTGAAAGTGTTCCACCTAGTGAACCTTGTCACTCTATCATCACCACCGTAGATGAGGAAGTCATCAACATCTGAGGTCCTATAGGGACGAAGTTTGATCTCCAAATAATTGGTTGCCATTTTCTTGATACCGATTGGCATTGGCAGAGTTACATCTGCCATTAATAATACTACTTGTTCTTTTGACCAAAGAAAAGCCAAAGGAGCTTGGGATttcacaataaaaataaatataatgttgatagctttaaaaaacaaaatcagatactgatattgtttaattatttaaataaaagccAACGGGTATAAGACactaataaaattttatcaaatgGAATACAGTTGATTTCATAATGTACTTTTCTTATATATTCCATGCTCATTTCAGCCAAAAGATGTAAAATATGTAGTCAGGCTCGCCATAAGCAATTGCCATTTTTAATTTACACGGCTGATTGGAAAAGCATCTAAATTGTAATATTACCAAATTattcttatttatatatttttaaattgtagtGCCATTCCCCCCAATCAAAACAGAGAATAGTTTGTGAAAAGTAGCGTGTCAGAACTAATATGTAAAGTGTCAAAGTAAAAGTaatattattataagatatggGTCGCGACatcaatattaattaatttattccaAGCAACGCTAATTATCCAATGTGAAGGATGGTACTAAAAATGGcccctatatttatatatgttggcTTGAccaaaactaaaaaatatttacACAAAATCATGTTTGaattttcaaattatatatgTAAGAGGCATAATGAAAGGAACTAATCATGATTTTATTTGATGTCAAGATCACCAACTTCCCCTCAATCAAATGGTGCCCATATGAGACTTGAAAGAGACTATGGTGTTCAATGCTTGTAACATTTTCATTTCTTTTCAATCTTTTGGTCAACCAAGGCGGCTTATATTACAATTGTAAACTAATGACTATATATACATACGTACTCCTTGCCCACCACTCCAAGTTTACTTAAAAGTTTCATGTCCAAAAGACCAAAACTTTTTTAGTCTATCTACTTTACAACCCTTATTTCCAAGCAATTTCTTGGGACCATTATGTGCATGCGTAAGCATATAAAGACAGAGGAACCACACAACTTCTTTGATCTATATTATCTCATCTGTTTTGTTATATTTTCCTCTCAACAAAACATAGAATTTCGTTAGTGCTTGTTTTAGTTTATCTAAAACCAATAAACATGGAGGAAAGTCCTTGCAAACCAGATCATGGAACTTGCCCAGAAGGTGGCAATGGTTTGCCAAAAATCTCCATCAATCTCAGGCCATTGGATCTTTCTGACATAGATGCTTTTATGGTATGGGCCGTAGACAAAGAAGTGGCTCGTTTTTGTACTTGGGAACCTTACACCTGCAAAGAAGATGGCTTAAGCGTCATCAAGGAGAAGGTAATCCCTCACTCTTGGTTCAGGGCAATCTGCATAGACGACAAGCCAATAGGTGCCATTTCGGTGACCGCGAATTCGGGCAATGATAAGTGTAGAGGGGAGCTTGGCTATGTTCTTGGGTCCAAGTATTGGGGTAAAGGAATTGCAACTGAGGCTGTGAAAATGGTTGCTGAGATAATATTCAAAGAATGGCCACATTTGGTGAGACTTGAAGCTTTGGTAGATGTGGAAAACATTGGCTCTCAAAGGGTTTTGGAGAAAGTTGGGTTTTTAAGAGAAGGGATTCTTAGGAAGTATAATTTGCTTAAAGGAAAATATAGAGATATGGTGATGTTTAGTCTCCTTTCTACTGATTATAATTCCAACACTGAATTATAGTTTCTATACCATTACCATTGCTATGTCTTGGATTGCATTAGTTACtctgtttctttttcttttttttcttggtgACTAGTCTGTATTCTTTGTTGTacttttcaagaaaaaaaaatctatgtTGTATAAAAACTTTAATTTGCATTTGTTTTTACTTGATCACTATTCCGTTGGGTCCAAGTAACATTAAATTGTAACGAGTTATGGAGGAAAAAAGGGGATCGGATCAGGATAGGGTTCATGGGTCGCTTGTTGCTTGCCTTTACCAATATGCTGAAGGCAGGAAATAATTGCATTAAAAAAGTGGTTACATAATTGTAggtgtaaaaattaaaaaagaaacaaaagcCAAGATAGGAAAGTGGAAAGTGGAGTAAAAGTACTAaggaatctttttttttttttccaacaaagATGAATTTGTATTAATCAAGAAGATCGTTCaacaatacaaatttcaaatCAACAGGGACATCACTCC
It encodes the following:
- the LOC133819106 gene encoding uncharacterized protein LOC133819106 — encoded protein: MEESPCKPDHGTCPEGGNGLPKISINLRPLDLSDIDAFMVWAVDKEVARFCTWEPYTCKEDGLSVIKEKVIPHSWFRAICIDDKPIGAISVTANSGNDKCRGELGYVLGSKYWGKGIATEAVKMVAEIIFKEWPHLVRLEALVDVENIGSQRVLEKVGFLREGILRKYNLLKGKYRDMVMFSLLSTDYNSNTEL
- the LOC133819104 gene encoding uncharacterized protein LOC133819104, with the protein product MDSSRISLRPFKLSDADDFLKWVSDDRVTRYLRWNTITSKEEALTYIEKVAIPHPWRWTICLDDHSIGYVSVKPESGDDKCRAHLSYAVGEDYWGQCIVTMALKMAISLVFNEFHDLVRLEALVEVENSASQRVLEKVGFQKEGMLRKYGYCKGQIRHMFIYSFLSTDKIL
- the LOC133819105 gene encoding uncharacterized protein LOC133819105; amino-acid sequence: MADVTLPMPIGIKKMATNYLEIKLRPYRTSDVDDFLIYGGDDRVTRFTRWNTFTSKEEALFYINTFCISHPYCRSLCINDRSIGFMIIMPRDGDDKCRAEVGYALVAEYWCQGITTRALKMATSDGFREFPDLTRMQASVEIENKASQRVLEKVGFRKEAVLRKYTINKGQIRDMVMYSLLSSDLMSC